One region of Endozoicomonas sp. Mp262 genomic DNA includes:
- the epmA gene encoding EF-P lysine aminoacylase EpmA: MPSTNSWKPSASMMALKERATLYRNIRQYFDHQGVMEVETPMLSASATVDVYIDSFHCDFKPIGGGHSRTCYLHTSPEFAMKRLLAAGSGDIYSMGRVFRNGEAGGRHNPEFTMLEWYRVGMDQQRLMDDITHLLGVVSSFIEVKRCSYGELFQELLGINPYSASDGELSRLVEKKVDARLAGLDRNDCLDLLFSNLIEPTLGADNPNALSGVFVYDYPASMSALARIRQNEDGHDVAARFELFVNGVELANGYHELLDADEQLSRFKEEQRKREDRGFPVYPFDQQLVDALEHGMPDCAGVALGIDRLLMLMLKTSHISGVVAFDFNRA; encoded by the coding sequence ATGCCCTCAACAAATAGCTGGAAACCATCTGCTTCAATGATGGCACTAAAAGAACGGGCAACGTTGTACCGAAATATCAGGCAATATTTTGATCATCAGGGTGTCATGGAAGTAGAAACCCCAATGCTATCAGCTTCAGCTACGGTAGATGTCTATATCGATAGCTTCCATTGTGATTTTAAGCCCATTGGTGGAGGTCACTCCCGAACTTGCTATCTTCATACGTCTCCAGAATTTGCAATGAAAAGGCTATTGGCTGCAGGCAGTGGTGATATCTATTCTATGGGACGGGTTTTCAGGAATGGTGAGGCCGGGGGGCGTCATAATCCTGAGTTTACTATGCTGGAGTGGTATCGGGTGGGGATGGATCAACAACGGTTGATGGATGATATCACTCATCTACTCGGTGTGGTTTCTTCATTTATAGAGGTAAAGCGCTGTAGCTACGGTGAATTATTTCAGGAACTGCTTGGGATTAATCCTTATTCCGCATCTGATGGAGAGCTAAGCCGTTTGGTAGAAAAAAAGGTTGATGCACGATTGGCTGGGCTAGACCGGAATGATTGTCTGGATCTTTTGTTTTCCAATCTGATAGAACCTACCTTAGGTGCTGATAATCCAAATGCACTGTCTGGCGTATTTGTTTATGACTATCCGGCTAGCATGTCAGCTTTGGCAAGGATCAGACAAAATGAAGATGGACATGATGTGGCTGCCCGCTTTGAGCTGTTTGTAAATGGTGTTGAGTTGGCTAATGGCTACCACGAACTACTCGATGCTGATGAGCAACTCAGCCGTTTTAAAGAAGAACAACGTAAGCGGGAGGATCGAGGGTTTCCTGTTTATCCTTTTGACCAACAGCTGGTGGATGCCCTTGAGCATGGTATGCCTGACTGTGCAGGTGTTGCACTGGGTATAGATCGTCTACTGATGTTGATGCTGAAAACCAGTCATATTTCAGGTGTGGTTGCATTTGATTTTAATCGTGCATAA
- the epmB gene encoding EF-P beta-lysylation protein EpmB: MHTPPLEEGWQGALSNTVSSPEELLDLLELEHSLLPDAIKADKQFALKIPRAFVSRMEKGNPYDPLLLQVLPLGKELMEVPGYSLDPLGEHAQTPRNGVIHKYHGRLLLITSGACAVNCRFCFRRHFPYEDNQLGGDNWNSALEYIASDHSIKEVILSGGDPLAANDKRLARLVTALSEIPHVETLRIHTRLPLVIPQRITQEMIDWFTGSRLKPVMVIHCNHANEIDHSVETALAKLRQAGVVLLNQTVLLKGINDTTDSLVNLSHKLFQSSVMPYYLHVLDRVQGAAHFDIDEDRAVQLIKAMMIQCPGYLVPKLVREIAGNTSKTPITL, translated from the coding sequence GTGCATACCCCCCCCTTGGAAGAGGGCTGGCAGGGGGCTCTGTCAAACACTGTTTCAAGCCCTGAAGAATTGCTGGACCTGCTGGAGCTGGAGCATTCCCTGTTACCGGATGCCATTAAGGCAGATAAACAATTTGCCTTAAAAATACCCAGGGCCTTTGTATCGAGAATGGAAAAAGGGAACCCTTATGACCCCTTACTATTGCAAGTATTGCCTCTGGGCAAAGAGCTCATGGAAGTCCCGGGGTATAGCCTGGACCCCCTGGGAGAACATGCACAAACACCACGAAACGGAGTTATCCACAAGTATCATGGTCGCCTGCTGTTAATAACCAGCGGAGCCTGTGCCGTTAACTGCCGCTTCTGCTTCCGCCGGCATTTCCCCTATGAAGACAATCAGCTGGGGGGTGATAACTGGAATAGCGCCCTGGAGTACATTGCCTCTGATCACAGCATTAAAGAGGTGATTCTCAGTGGTGGAGACCCGCTGGCAGCCAATGACAAACGGCTGGCTCGACTGGTTACTGCCCTGAGTGAGATACCCCATGTTGAAACACTGCGAATTCATACTCGCCTCCCACTGGTGATCCCACAGCGCATCACACAGGAAATGATTGACTGGTTTACCGGCAGCCGCCTGAAACCTGTGATGGTGATTCACTGTAACCATGCCAATGAAATTGATCATTCCGTTGAAACGGCTTTGGCTAAATTGCGACAGGCAGGTGTTGTTCTTCTGAACCAAACCGTTCTATTAAAAGGAATCAACGACACCACCGACTCACTGGTTAACCTGAGTCATAAGCTGTTTCAGTCATCAGTTATGCCCTATTACCTGCATGTACTTGACCGGGTTCAGGGGGCTGCTCATTTTGATATTGATGAAGACAGGGCAGTGCAGTTGATAAAAGCAATGATGATCCAATGCCCTGGTTACCTAGTGCCAAAACTGGTACGAGAGATAGCCGGTAACACCAGCAAAACCCCCATTACACTGTGA
- a CDS encoding acyltransferase yields MLSFLPSPVKGLIAASLLIINTLVLCGPLFFFALLKFIIPIPSCRRLIGRIINGIAELWITFNSGWMKLTQKCDYRIEGIEKLDPRGWYLVTANHQSWADITIMQHILNRRVPFMKFFLKQELIWVPVIGLCWWALDFPFMKRYTKAYLEKYPEKKGKDLETTRNACQKFKDTPVSIVNYLEGTRFSEAKHKKQKSPFEHLLRPRAGGISYVISAMGEQIRQMVNITIYYGDRHIGYWDFLCGRIRQVTISIDVVDIPNTFFGKDYQNDEVFREQFQGWVNQLWIDKDEQLQSMANASEMERNIKKTCSIV; encoded by the coding sequence ATGCTGTCTTTTCTGCCGTCTCCTGTTAAAGGACTGATTGCTGCAAGTTTGCTGATAATAAATACGTTGGTGTTATGCGGCCCGCTCTTCTTCTTTGCGCTATTAAAGTTCATTATTCCGATTCCATCCTGTCGCCGCCTTATTGGCCGCATCATTAATGGTATTGCCGAGTTGTGGATAACTTTTAACAGTGGCTGGATGAAACTCACTCAAAAGTGTGATTACCGAATTGAGGGGATCGAAAAACTTGATCCTCGAGGCTGGTATCTGGTTACGGCTAACCATCAAAGCTGGGCAGATATCACGATTATGCAGCATATCCTTAACCGTCGGGTTCCCTTTATGAAGTTTTTCCTGAAACAGGAGCTTATCTGGGTACCAGTGATAGGGTTATGTTGGTGGGCGCTCGATTTTCCTTTTATGAAAAGATATACCAAGGCCTATCTTGAGAAATATCCGGAAAAAAAGGGGAAAGATCTTGAGACAACGAGGAATGCGTGTCAAAAGTTCAAAGACACTCCGGTTTCCATCGTCAATTATCTTGAGGGTACCCGCTTTTCAGAGGCAAAACATAAGAAGCAAAAATCACCTTTTGAGCATTTGCTTAGACCCAGGGCGGGAGGCATCAGCTATGTCATCAGTGCCATGGGAGAGCAGATTCGTCAGATGGTGAACATTACCATTTACTATGGCGACAGGCATATTGGCTACTGGGACTTTTTATGCGGTCGTATACGGCAGGTCACAATTTCCATTGATGTGGTTGATATCCCCAATACCTTTTTTGGTAAAGACTATCAAAATGATGAAGTCTTCCGTGAGCAGTTTCAGGGGTGGGTAAATCAGCTCTGGATTGATAAGGATGAGCAGCTTCAGTCAATGGCTAATGCATCAGAGATGGAGAGAAACATCAAAAAGACTTGCTCAATAGTGTAA
- a CDS encoding type 1 glutamine amidotransferase, with protein MTHIGILLCDEHYPEAVEKYGTYDVDFKSMLSGEGESNFSYSVWRCYRGEFPETVTLCDAWIISGSKWGAYDPDEWIQKLKIFIRLVDQAHVRLVGICFGHQIIHAALGGEVHKSSKGWGLGAYPITLYGNLNSIPRGTALRLLAMHQDQVSTMADDFMLLGGSDFCPYAITRKSQYIMTFQAHPEFEDGFYRGLCELVREDVGDEAIDRTIKELGQVDDRELVRHVIKEFLS; from the coding sequence ATGACTCATATTGGTATCTTGTTATGTGATGAGCACTATCCTGAAGCTGTTGAAAAATATGGCACTTATGACGTTGATTTTAAGTCTATGCTGTCAGGTGAAGGAGAAAGCAATTTTTCTTATAGCGTATGGCGCTGTTATAGGGGAGAGTTTCCTGAAACAGTGACACTTTGCGATGCCTGGATCATCAGTGGGAGTAAGTGGGGAGCTTATGATCCTGATGAATGGATTCAGAAACTTAAGATTTTTATTAGATTAGTCGACCAGGCGCATGTGCGACTAGTAGGGATCTGTTTTGGGCATCAGATTATTCATGCTGCTTTAGGAGGGGAAGTACATAAATCCAGTAAAGGTTGGGGGTTAGGAGCATACCCTATTACGTTATATGGGAATCTGAACAGTATTCCCAGGGGGACAGCGTTGAGATTATTGGCAATGCATCAGGATCAAGTCTCAACCATGGCTGATGACTTTATGCTATTGGGGGGGTCTGATTTTTGTCCCTATGCGATTACCAGAAAATCACAGTATATCATGACTTTTCAGGCTCATCCGGAGTTTGAAGATGGTTTTTACAGAGGGCTTTGTGAACTGGTTCGTGAGGATGTTGGAGATGAAGCTATAGATAGAACCATTAAAGAGCTGGGTCAGGTGGATGATCGTGAGTTAGTGAGGCATGTCATTAAAGAGTTCTTGAGTTGA
- the efp gene encoding elongation factor P yields MASYSTNEFRSGLKVILEGDPCTIIENEFVKPGKGQAFNRVKFRNLMTGRVWERTFKSGENIEAADVMELDMEYLYTDGEFWHFMMTDGSYEQHAASNDAVGDTVNWLKEQEVYTVTLYNGAPISVVAPNFVELQVVETDPGLKGDTAQGGSKPAKLTTGYSVKVPLFITEGEVLKIDTRTGEYVGRVK; encoded by the coding sequence ATGGCTAGTTATAGTACCAATGAGTTTCGTTCCGGTCTCAAAGTAATTCTCGAAGGAGATCCTTGCACGATCATTGAGAATGAGTTCGTTAAGCCCGGTAAAGGACAGGCATTTAACCGTGTTAAATTCCGCAACCTGATGACAGGGCGTGTCTGGGAGCGTACCTTCAAGTCTGGTGAAAACATCGAAGCGGCCGATGTGATGGAACTGGATATGGAATACCTGTATACCGACGGTGAATTCTGGCACTTCATGATGACCGATGGCTCTTATGAGCAGCATGCAGCCAGCAATGATGCAGTAGGCGATACGGTTAACTGGTTGAAGGAACAGGAAGTCTATACAGTAACCCTGTATAACGGTGCGCCTATTTCTGTGGTTGCGCCTAATTTTGTTGAACTGCAAGTGGTTGAAACGGATCCGGGTCTGAAAGGTGATACTGCCCAGGGCGGCTCTAAGCCAGCTAAGCTGACTACCGGTTATTCTGTTAAAGTGCCCCTGTTTATCACTGAAGGTGAAGTGCTGAAAATTGATACCCGTACCGGTGAATATGTTGGTCGGGTGAAATAA
- a CDS encoding DUF4344 domain-containing metallopeptidase: protein MASVNLEFTAPQAATGTQTKLWRQIDDTIKSVVDTINHEFQIPANIKLVIGGNPKKPKDKYSADKSTYYDPYTQTIAIPHNFVSDVLQFYSANYYGESAQAKAHFVGNAMTHMLYHELGYALIDILDLPIVGNEENIVDGFATLMLISLHQKSHERVVSAADLYWFVEDSHEDVLGQKSSQRNSFNSQRAHQILCLLYGSSPKDYKALSGDLGVDNKQMASCQTHFLKLQRNWLRLLKPSLKKGGQLYQVFSKIEKNNPEVLTKKEIRKTQ from the coding sequence ATGGCCAGCGTAAATCTTGAGTTTACAGCACCTCAGGCCGCAACAGGTACGCAGACAAAACTCTGGCGGCAAATAGACGACACAATAAAAAGTGTTGTCGATACTATCAACCATGAGTTTCAAATTCCCGCCAATATCAAACTAGTCATTGGCGGAAATCCAAAAAAGCCTAAAGATAAATATTCCGCCGATAAAAGCACTTATTACGACCCTTATACCCAAACCATAGCAATCCCCCATAACTTTGTAAGCGATGTACTACAGTTTTACTCTGCTAACTATTATGGGGAAAGTGCACAGGCAAAAGCACATTTTGTCGGTAATGCCATGACTCATATGCTATACCATGAGCTAGGCTATGCCCTTATTGATATTTTAGACCTCCCTATTGTGGGTAATGAGGAAAATATCGTTGATGGGTTCGCCACACTGATGCTGATTAGCCTTCATCAAAAATCTCATGAGCGGGTAGTCTCTGCTGCTGATCTTTATTGGTTTGTAGAAGACAGTCATGAGGATGTTCTTGGTCAGAAAAGCTCCCAAAGGAATAGCTTTAATAGCCAGAGAGCCCATCAAATACTTTGCCTGCTCTATGGGAGCAGCCCAAAAGATTACAAGGCTCTATCAGGCGATCTGGGAGTTGATAATAAACAAATGGCCTCATGTCAAACTCATTTCCTAAAGCTTCAACGGAACTGGCTACGGCTACTGAAGCCTAGCCTTAAGAAGGGTGGGCAGTTATACCAGGTTTTCTCAAAAATAGAGAAAAACAACCCTGAGGTTTTGACTAAAAAAGAAATCCGGAAAACTCAATAA
- the mutY gene encoding A/G-specific adenine glycosylase, translating to MSSTLSFSTMVLNWFDRHGRKDLPWQQHITPYRVWVSEIMLQQTQVATVIPYFLRFMERFPDVQVLAAAKEDDVLHLWSGLGYYSRARNLHKAANYLIENYQGVFPNSVETLCELPGVGRSTAGAIAAIAMGIRAPILDGNVKRVLARYQAVQGWPGKTAVARTLWDIAESYTPEDRTAEYTQAMMDLGAMICTRTKPACALCPLMESCVALQQGKETCFPEPKPRKILPEKSVRMLMIINDAGEVLLEKRPVTGVWGGLWSFPEVITESDLDGQVADKVGITLDRIEKWEPFRHTFSHYHLNITPVKASVKQGASMVAESGRWQWYHFDNPSELGVAAPVKKLMEKLRQSL from the coding sequence GTGAGTTCTACACTTTCTTTTAGCACAATGGTTTTAAACTGGTTTGATCGCCATGGCCGCAAAGATCTGCCCTGGCAGCAACATATTACGCCTTATCGTGTTTGGGTCAGTGAAATCATGTTGCAGCAAACCCAGGTTGCCACGGTGATTCCCTATTTTCTGCGTTTTATGGAGCGCTTTCCAGATGTTCAGGTACTAGCCGCTGCAAAAGAAGATGATGTGCTTCATTTATGGAGTGGGCTGGGTTATTACTCAAGAGCCAGGAACTTACACAAAGCTGCAAATTACCTGATTGAAAACTATCAGGGGGTATTTCCAAACTCTGTTGAGACCCTTTGTGAGCTACCTGGTGTGGGACGTTCTACAGCAGGAGCCATTGCTGCCATTGCCATGGGAATCAGGGCTCCCATTTTGGACGGGAACGTGAAAAGGGTTTTAGCCCGCTATCAGGCGGTGCAGGGCTGGCCAGGTAAAACGGCAGTTGCTCGTACATTATGGGACATTGCAGAAAGTTACACCCCTGAGGATCGAACAGCAGAATATACACAGGCAATGATGGATCTGGGTGCTATGATTTGTACTCGAACCAAGCCAGCCTGTGCTTTGTGTCCGCTTATGGAGAGCTGTGTTGCCCTTCAGCAAGGTAAAGAAACCTGTTTTCCTGAGCCTAAGCCCAGGAAGATTTTACCAGAGAAATCGGTAAGGATGCTGATGATCATCAATGATGCGGGAGAGGTGCTTCTGGAGAAAAGGCCTGTCACTGGTGTTTGGGGAGGGCTTTGGAGTTTTCCCGAAGTTATCACTGAGTCAGACCTGGATGGACAGGTGGCTGATAAAGTTGGGATAACACTAGACCGGATAGAAAAATGGGAGCCTTTTCGGCACACATTCAGTCACTATCATCTTAATATTACCCCTGTTAAAGCGTCAGTTAAGCAGGGTGCTTCCATGGTTGCAGAATCGGGGCGTTGGCAGTGGTACCACTTTGATAACCCTTCAGAGTTAGGTGTTGCAGCTCCGGTTAAAAAACTGATGGAAAAACTGCGGCAGAGTTTATAG
- a CDS encoding glutathione peroxidase has translation MNLHDYEMHLLNGQLQSLDQYQNNVVLIVNTASKCGFTDQYQGLEDLYRKYKDEGLVILAFPCNQFGHQEPGNHKDIALFCEKNYGVSFPVFEKIDVNGNNAPRLFQDLKKAAPGLLGSKRIKWNFTKFLISPLQNKVERYSPQTKPEDLELDIRLALKRLKKAKTAA, from the coding sequence ATGAATCTACATGATTATGAAATGCACCTGTTAAACGGCCAGCTACAGTCACTGGATCAATACCAGAACAATGTTGTACTGATTGTTAATACTGCCAGCAAATGTGGATTCACAGACCAATACCAGGGGCTTGAAGACCTTTATCGCAAATATAAAGATGAAGGCCTTGTGATACTTGCATTTCCATGCAATCAGTTTGGCCACCAGGAGCCAGGCAACCACAAGGATATCGCTCTATTCTGCGAGAAAAACTACGGAGTCTCCTTCCCTGTTTTCGAAAAAATTGATGTTAATGGAAACAATGCTCCACGCTTGTTCCAAGATCTGAAAAAAGCCGCTCCTGGTCTACTGGGTTCTAAAAGAATCAAATGGAATTTTACTAAATTTTTAATTTCACCGTTGCAAAATAAAGTCGAAAGGTACTCACCTCAAACCAAACCAGAAGATCTCGAGCTTGACATTCGTCTTGCACTCAAGCGGCTTAAAAAAGCCAAGACTGCAGCTTAG
- a CDS encoding IS30 family transposase — translation MAFKHLSSEERHYIEIELKNGTSQNKIAEKLGRSQSSLSRELGRNTGQRGYRHQQAHRKAQQRHKEKPKAVKLTEDIKRRIAQDIRADWSPEQVAGRLEKEGIIKLHHETIYQFIEDDKRTDGTLYKHLRHQKKTYRKRYGSAHNRTGIPNRVGIEERPEIVNNRGRVGDWEADTVIGKNHKGAIATLDERKTKLRLAVPLPGKKAKAVKQAVIDTLKPLKRFVKTITYDNGKEFAQHEAINKALSCDSYFAVPYHSWERGQNENANGLLRQYFPKSMELHNVKERDVIIAVDKLNSRPRKCLGYKTPYEAFKELTGVNARKVMGYAFMT, via the coding sequence ATGGCCTTTAAGCACCTTAGCTCTGAAGAGAGACATTATATCGAAATCGAACTGAAAAATGGGACTTCTCAAAATAAAATTGCAGAAAAACTCGGGCGTTCACAGAGTTCGCTGTCACGGGAGTTAGGACGCAACACAGGGCAGCGTGGTTACAGGCACCAGCAGGCTCATCGTAAGGCTCAACAGCGTCATAAGGAAAAACCCAAGGCGGTGAAGTTGACGGAAGATATTAAGCGACGGATTGCTCAAGATATCCGGGCTGACTGGAGTCCTGAGCAAGTGGCTGGAAGGCTTGAAAAAGAAGGGATAATCAAGTTGCATCATGAGACGATTTACCAGTTCATAGAGGATGATAAGCGCACTGACGGTACCCTGTATAAACACTTGCGCCATCAGAAAAAAACGTACCGAAAGCGATATGGTTCAGCTCATAACCGAACAGGCATACCTAACCGGGTAGGTATTGAAGAGCGCCCGGAGATCGTCAACAACAGGGGGCGTGTTGGTGACTGGGAGGCGGATACCGTAATCGGCAAAAACCATAAGGGTGCCATTGCCACACTGGATGAGCGAAAGACTAAACTGCGCCTTGCTGTTCCGCTGCCAGGAAAGAAAGCAAAAGCGGTTAAACAGGCAGTGATTGATACACTCAAGCCCCTGAAAAGGTTTGTTAAAACGATCACTTACGACAACGGTAAGGAATTTGCTCAGCATGAAGCAATCAACAAAGCCTTGAGCTGCGACAGCTACTTTGCTGTGCCCTACCACTCTTGGGAGAGAGGCCAGAATGAGAATGCCAATGGGCTGCTCAGGCAGTACTTTCCCAAATCAATGGAGCTTCATAACGTCAAAGAAAGAGACGTTATCATTGCGGTAGACAAGCTGAACAGCAGGCCCAGGAAATGCCTCGGTTACAAAACACCATATGAGGCATTCAAAGAGTTAACTGGAGTGAATGCAAGAAAAGTCATGGGTTATGCATTTATGACTTGA